A genomic segment from Stappia indica encodes:
- a CDS encoding gamma-glutamyl-gamma-aminobutyrate hydrolase family protein, with translation MSAPVVLVSCDVKELDGYAWHAAPSTYLEALVQGAGAMPLLLPSLGPAIDLDAVLDRVDGVLLTGSRSNVHPTLYGAEAFEKDGPFDNRRDTTTLPLIRRAIARALPVFAICRGLQELNVALGGTLVSEVQEMDGRRDHRAPEADSQDARFALAHHVEIVPGGKLAAVLGDARIDVNSLHRQAIGRLAPGLTVEATADDGTIEAVSIDGAASFALATQWHPEYWVGSDAASSRLFAAFGAALRENRGARQAAE, from the coding sequence GTTCTCGTCAGCTGCGACGTGAAGGAACTCGACGGCTATGCCTGGCATGCCGCCCCTTCGACCTACCTGGAGGCGCTGGTTCAGGGCGCCGGTGCCATGCCGCTACTGCTGCCCTCCCTGGGCCCCGCAATCGACCTGGACGCGGTGCTCGACCGCGTCGACGGCGTGCTGCTGACCGGCTCCCGCTCCAACGTGCACCCGACGCTTTACGGCGCCGAGGCCTTTGAGAAGGACGGCCCGTTCGACAACCGCCGCGACACGACCACGCTGCCGCTGATCCGCCGCGCCATCGCCCGCGCCCTGCCGGTCTTCGCCATCTGCCGCGGGTTGCAGGAGCTGAACGTCGCGCTCGGCGGCACATTGGTCAGCGAAGTGCAGGAGATGGACGGGCGCCGCGACCACCGCGCCCCGGAAGCCGACAGCCAGGACGCCCGCTTCGCCCTCGCCCACCATGTCGAGATCGTGCCCGGCGGCAAGCTGGCCGCTGTTCTCGGCGATGCGCGCATCGATGTGAACTCCCTGCACCGCCAGGCGATCGGCCGGCTGGCGCCAGGCCTTACCGTCGAGGCCACCGCCGACGACGGCACCATCGAGGCGGTCTCCATCGACGGCGCCGCTTCTTTCGCGCTCGCCACCCAGTGGCATCCGGAATACTGGGTCGGCAGCGATGCGGCCTCCTCGCGCCTGTTCGCCGCCTTCGGCGCGGCCCTGCGGGAGAACCGAGGCGCCCGGCAGGCGGCCGAATAA
- the nthA gene encoding nitrile hydratase subunit alpha → MTGGNGHHGHHHHHGDHDHDHHHDHDHGSHLSQTDARVRALESILVEKGYVDPAALDVLIETYETQVGPHNGARVVAKAWSDPQFHDWLMRDATAAIHSLGYIGRQGEHMVAVTNTPDEHNMVVCTLCSCYPWPVLGLPPVWYKSAPYRAKAVRDPRGVLADFGVTLPDGKEIRVWDSTAEIRYLVLPERPAGTDGWSEEDLARLVTRDSMIGTGLALTPAELKEQDA, encoded by the coding sequence ATGACAGGCGGCAACGGCCACCACGGCCACCACCATCACCACGGCGATCACGATCACGATCATCATCATGACCACGATCACGGTTCGCATCTGTCGCAGACCGACGCCCGGGTGCGTGCGCTGGAATCCATCCTGGTCGAGAAGGGCTATGTCGATCCGGCCGCGCTCGACGTGCTGATCGAGACCTACGAGACGCAGGTCGGCCCGCACAATGGCGCCCGTGTCGTGGCCAAGGCCTGGAGCGATCCGCAGTTCCACGACTGGCTGATGCGCGATGCGACGGCCGCCATCCATTCGCTCGGCTATATCGGCCGTCAGGGCGAGCACATGGTCGCGGTAACGAACACGCCGGACGAACACAACATGGTCGTCTGCACCCTGTGCTCCTGCTACCCGTGGCCGGTGCTCGGCCTGCCGCCGGTCTGGTACAAGTCCGCCCCCTACCGCGCCAAGGCGGTGCGCGACCCGCGCGGCGTGCTGGCGGATTTCGGCGTCACCCTGCCGGACGGCAAGGAGATCCGCGTCTGGGATTCCACCGCCGAGATCCGCTATCTGGTGCTGCCGGAGCGCCCCGCAGGCACCGACGGCTGGAGCGAGGAGGATCTTGCGCGCCTCGTCACACGCGACAGCATGATCGGCACCGGCCTCGCGCTGACGCCGGCCGAGCTGAAGGAGCAGGACGCATGA
- the nthB gene encoding nitrile hydratase subunit beta: protein MNGAQDLGGMMGFGAVVPEPVKPLFHADWEPRAFALTLAMGATGEWNIDMSRRARESMEPGRYLTSSYYQIWLSALESLLAERDLVGPDEIAAGHSLHQSRPVKRVLAAGDVAAVLARGGPSDRKSDVPAGFAVGDRVRARNMHPTGHTRIPRYCRGRTGVIEAVHGVHVFPDASAAGEGEQPTWLYGVVFDGPELWGEGTDPSLKVRIDLWEPYLEAL from the coding sequence ATGAACGGGGCACAGGATCTCGGGGGCATGATGGGTTTCGGCGCCGTGGTGCCGGAACCGGTAAAGCCGCTGTTCCATGCGGACTGGGAGCCGCGCGCCTTCGCGCTGACGCTGGCGATGGGCGCGACGGGCGAATGGAACATCGACATGTCCCGCCGCGCCCGGGAAAGCATGGAGCCCGGCCGCTACCTGACGTCGAGCTACTATCAGATCTGGCTGTCGGCACTGGAAAGCCTGCTCGCCGAACGCGATCTCGTCGGGCCCGACGAGATCGCCGCCGGGCACAGCCTGCACCAGTCCCGGCCGGTGAAGCGGGTTCTCGCCGCCGGCGACGTCGCCGCCGTTCTGGCTCGTGGCGGACCCAGCGATCGCAAAAGCGATGTGCCTGCCGGCTTTGCCGTCGGCGACCGGGTCCGGGCGCGCAACATGCATCCGACCGGCCACACCCGCATCCCGCGCTACTGCCGCGGGCGCACGGGCGTGATCGAGGCCGTGCACGGCGTCCACGTCTTTCCCGATGCGAGTGCGGCCGGGGAGGGGGAGCAGCCGACCTGGCTTTACGGCGTCGTCTTCGACGGACCCGAACTGTGGGGCGAAGGCACCGATCCTTCGCTCAAGGTGCGCATCGATCTGTGGGAGCCCTATCTTGAAGCCCTCTGA
- a CDS encoding nitrile hydratase accessory protein, producing the protein MKPSDPAGAPTPLPPLENLPQHDGEPVFRAPWEARAFALAVELNGRGVFTWTEWAETLSQAIRDAQSRGDPDCGDSYYEHWLVALETMITRKALTSVDRIDARQDAWMRAAAATPHGEPIELGRDGTPVPPA; encoded by the coding sequence TTGAAGCCCTCTGACCCCGCAGGCGCGCCGACGCCGCTGCCGCCGCTCGAGAACCTGCCGCAACATGACGGCGAGCCGGTGTTCCGCGCGCCCTGGGAGGCGCGAGCCTTCGCTCTGGCCGTGGAACTCAACGGACGCGGCGTCTTCACCTGGACCGAGTGGGCGGAAACCCTGTCGCAGGCGATCCGCGATGCCCAGTCGCGCGGCGATCCCGATTGCGGCGACAGCTACTACGAACACTGGCTGGTGGCGCTGGAGACCATGATCACGCGCAAGGCGCTGACCTCGGTCGATCGGATCGACGCGAGGCAGGACGCCTGGATGCGGGCCGCGGCAGCCACTCCGCATGGCGAGCCGATCGAGCTCGGCCGCGATGGGACGCCGGTTCCGCCGGCCTGA
- a CDS encoding DMT family transporter, producing the protein MTQDKPLSGMLLMTGFCILAPLGDAIAKILGETVPLSQLLLVRFALQAALLVPVVWLVRGNLRMPMRLLHLTVLRTILHILGIAAMFASLRFLPLADAIAIAFVMPFLMLLLGRFVLGEEVGPYRLMACIVGFAGTLLVIQPNYAAVGAPALLPLGVAVAFALFMMVTRSIAKATDPIRLQAVSGLIATAILGSAWLVFSSAGLPGLNFVALDGGEMWLLAAIGVLGTLSHLLMTWSLRLAPAATLAPMQYLELPFATLIGLVIFADLPDTLASFGILLTIGSGLYVIHREQVAARRQTGTAAPAGSKA; encoded by the coding sequence ATGACCCAGGACAAGCCCCTGAGCGGCATGCTGCTCATGACCGGTTTCTGCATTCTCGCCCCGCTCGGCGATGCCATCGCCAAGATCCTCGGCGAGACGGTGCCGCTCAGCCAGTTGCTGCTGGTGCGCTTCGCGCTGCAGGCAGCCCTGCTGGTCCCGGTCGTGTGGCTCGTCCGGGGCAACCTGCGCATGCCGATGCGGCTGCTGCATCTCACTGTCCTGCGCACCATCCTGCACATCCTCGGCATCGCCGCGATGTTCGCCTCGCTGCGCTTCCTGCCGCTGGCCGACGCCATTGCCATCGCCTTCGTGATGCCGTTCCTGATGTTGCTGCTCGGCCGTTTCGTGCTGGGCGAGGAAGTCGGGCCCTACCGGCTGATGGCCTGCATCGTCGGCTTCGCCGGCACCTTGCTGGTGATCCAGCCGAATTATGCCGCCGTCGGGGCCCCTGCCCTGCTGCCGCTCGGCGTCGCCGTCGCCTTCGCCCTGTTCATGATGGTCACCCGCAGCATCGCCAAGGCGACCGACCCGATCCGCCTGCAGGCGGTCAGCGGCCTGATCGCCACCGCCATTCTGGGCAGCGCCTGGCTAGTCTTTTCGAGCGCGGGTCTGCCCGGCCTGAACTTCGTTGCGCTGGACGGGGGAGAGATGTGGTTGCTGGCGGCGATCGGCGTGCTGGGAACCCTGTCGCATCTGCTGATGACCTGGTCCTTGCGGCTGGCTCCCGCAGCGACGCTGGCGCCGATGCAATATCTGGAACTGCCCTTCGCGACGCTGATCGGCCTTGTGATCTTTGCGGACCTGCCCGACACGCTCGCCTCGTTCGGCATCCTGCTGACGATCGGCTCCGGCCTTTATGTCATTCATCGCGAGCAGGTGGCTGCCCGTCGCCAGACAGGCACTGCGGCGCCTGCGGGAAGCAAGGCCTGA
- a CDS encoding nickel/cobalt transporter, giving the protein MPALAAPSPFGVGLVEPSVAPGGIFSGFFGWMAQQQKAFYASLTTAIKAMKEDGSAGWWLMGLSFLYGVFHAAGPGHGKAVISSYVLANGETLRRGIALSFASAFAQAVTAVAVIGIASVLLRMTSIAITETTRWFEIGSYAAVALLGAYLVWRKILKPMLTPRRPVALGAQAVAACTHDHSDDHDHHHHDHGHGHGHVHHHHDHDHAHHHDHAHEAGEVCGSCGHVHAPPPSMLTGEFSLTRAWSVILAIGLRPCTGALVVLVFAISQGLALAGVAATFAMAVGTGLTVSVLAVLAVVAKDVALRSVGGRAAARLHAGIEGFAALVVFLLGTSLLVAALGWGGAV; this is encoded by the coding sequence ATGCCAGCGCTCGCCGCGCCCTCTCCTTTCGGTGTCGGCCTGGTCGAGCCGTCCGTCGCGCCCGGCGGGATCTTTTCCGGCTTCTTCGGTTGGATGGCCCAGCAGCAGAAGGCCTTCTATGCCTCGCTGACGACCGCGATCAAGGCGATGAAGGAGGACGGCAGCGCCGGCTGGTGGCTGATGGGCCTGTCGTTTCTCTATGGCGTCTTCCATGCTGCCGGCCCGGGCCACGGCAAGGCGGTGATTTCCTCCTACGTGCTTGCGAACGGCGAGACCCTGCGCCGCGGCATTGCCCTGTCCTTCGCCTCCGCCTTTGCCCAGGCGGTGACGGCGGTGGCGGTGATCGGCATTGCATCCGTGCTGCTGCGGATGACGTCGATCGCCATCACGGAGACCACCCGCTGGTTCGAGATCGGCTCCTATGCAGCGGTTGCCCTGCTCGGCGCCTATCTGGTCTGGCGCAAGATCCTGAAGCCGATGCTGACGCCGCGCCGTCCCGTTGCGCTCGGTGCGCAGGCAGTGGCAGCCTGCACGCATGATCACTCCGACGATCACGATCATCATCACCACGATCATGGTCATGGTCATGGTCATGTGCATCACCATCACGACCACGATCATGCGCACCACCATGACCACGCCCACGAGGCGGGCGAGGTTTGCGGCAGTTGCGGCCATGTGCATGCGCCGCCGCCGTCGATGCTGACAGGGGAGTTCTCCCTGACGCGTGCCTGGTCGGTCATTCTCGCCATCGGCCTGCGGCCTTGCACGGGTGCGCTTGTGGTGCTGGTCTTCGCCATCTCGCAGGGGCTGGCGCTGGCGGGTGTTGCTGCGACCTTCGCCATGGCGGTCGGCACCGGGTTGACGGTCTCGGTGCTGGCGGTGCTGGCCGTGGTTGCCAAGGACGTCGCGCTGCGCAGCGTCGGCGGCCGTGCTGCGGCGCGCCTTCACGCCGGCATCGAGGGCTTTGCCGCGCTTGTCGTCTTCCTGCTGGGCACGTCGCTTCTGGTCGCGGCGCTGGGCTGGGGCGGGGCCGTCTGA
- a CDS encoding DUF1007 family protein — translation MWKTGLIAAALAAGLAGAANAHPHVFVESRAEVVFDEAGRLSAVRHVWSFDEAFTAFAVQGLDENGDGELSREELQPLAQVNVESLAEYDFFTFLHQDGADIAFEPPSEYWLDFYGGRLTLFFTLPLREARVMDASNVELDVFDPNYFVAFEMTQDTPFAMVDAPKTCTLDFTPPPPLDPQTATTLAAIPQSERELPPDLVQITETLSNSARIGCK, via the coding sequence ATGTGGAAGACCGGACTGATTGCCGCCGCCCTGGCGGCCGGCCTTGCCGGTGCGGCCAATGCCCATCCGCATGTCTTCGTGGAGTCGCGCGCGGAGGTGGTCTTCGACGAGGCGGGGCGCCTGTCGGCGGTGCGTCATGTGTGGAGCTTCGACGAGGCGTTTACCGCCTTCGCCGTGCAGGGCCTCGACGAAAACGGCGACGGCGAACTGTCCCGCGAGGAACTGCAGCCGCTGGCGCAGGTCAATGTGGAGTCGCTCGCCGAGTACGACTTCTTCACCTTCCTGCATCAGGACGGCGCGGATATCGCCTTCGAACCGCCGAGCGAATACTGGCTCGACTTCTATGGTGGCCGGCTGACCCTGTTCTTCACGCTGCCGCTGCGCGAGGCGAGGGTCATGGACGCCTCCAACGTGGAACTCGACGTCTTCGATCCGAACTATTTCGTCGCCTTCGAGATGACGCAGGATACGCCGTTCGCGATGGTGGACGCGCCCAAGACCTGCACGCTCGACTTCACGCCGCCGCCGCCGCTGGATCCGCAGACCGCGACCACGCTCGCCGCGATCCCGCAGAGCGAGCGGGAACTGCCACCCGACCTGGTGCAGATCACCGAGACCCTGTCGAATTCCGCAAGGATCGGCTGCAAGTGA
- a CDS encoding Leu/Phe/Val dehydrogenase gives MNAPVIGRKLQSVEDGMFDHPEFRGHEQVVFGHDRASGLFTIIAVHDTRLGPALGGCRMWAYASSAEALTDALRLSRGMTYKNALAGLDLGGGKAVIIGDAPSAKTPDLLAAFGAQVDRLGGTYITAEDVGISAPDMEIVATRTQHVRGTRATGLGDPSPYTALGVFCGIRAALRHRFGSDSLEGRRVCVQGLGHVGMDLAGQLHRAGARLVLADIHKPSLEDAVVRFGAEAVEADHAHAADVDVFAPCALGAGLNDDTIPQIRAGIVAGAANNQLAEERHDEALRERGILYAPDYAINAGGVISIALATPGGDDTLVRSKVEAIDETLTRIFERAERLSLPTQKVADTLAEERLAAA, from the coding sequence ATGAATGCCCCAGTGATCGGCCGCAAGCTTCAGTCGGTGGAGGACGGCATGTTCGATCATCCGGAATTCCGCGGCCACGAGCAGGTCGTCTTCGGCCACGACCGCGCAAGCGGCCTGTTTACCATCATCGCTGTCCACGACACGCGCCTGGGTCCAGCCCTTGGCGGCTGCCGCATGTGGGCCTACGCGAGCAGCGCCGAGGCGCTGACCGACGCGCTGCGCCTGTCGCGCGGCATGACCTACAAGAATGCCCTCGCCGGGCTCGATCTCGGCGGCGGCAAGGCCGTGATCATCGGCGACGCGCCCAGCGCCAAGACGCCGGACCTGCTCGCCGCGTTCGGGGCACAGGTCGACAGGCTGGGCGGAACCTACATCACCGCCGAGGATGTCGGCATCAGCGCCCCCGACATGGAGATCGTCGCCACCCGCACCCAGCATGTGCGCGGCACGCGCGCCACGGGCCTTGGCGACCCATCGCCCTACACCGCGCTCGGCGTCTTCTGCGGCATCCGTGCAGCACTCCGCCACCGCTTCGGTTCCGACAGCCTGGAGGGGCGCAGGGTCTGCGTCCAGGGCCTAGGCCATGTCGGCATGGATCTCGCCGGACAGTTGCACCGCGCGGGCGCACGCCTCGTGCTCGCCGACATCCACAAGCCTTCCCTGGAAGACGCCGTCGTCCGCTTCGGTGCCGAGGCGGTTGAGGCCGATCACGCCCATGCAGCCGATGTCGACGTCTTCGCGCCTTGCGCCCTTGGCGCCGGGCTCAACGACGACACGATCCCGCAGATCCGGGCCGGCATCGTCGCGGGTGCGGCCAACAACCAGCTCGCCGAGGAACGCCATGACGAAGCCCTGCGCGAACGCGGCATCCTCTACGCGCCGGACTATGCCATCAATGCCGGCGGCGTGATTTCCATCGCGCTGGCGACGCCGGGCGGCGACGACACCTTGGTACGGAGCAAGGTCGAGGCCATCGACGAGACGCTGACCCGCATCTTCGAGCGGGCCGAACGCCTGTCCCTGCCGACGCAGAAAGTGGCCGATACGCTGGCGGAGGAACGGCTGGCCGCCGCTTGA
- a CDS encoding LysR family transcriptional regulator translates to MDTLSRMRCFLKVVDAGGFSAAARELGRSKALVSKYVGELEDELGARLLNRTTRQISMTEVGHAFYKEASDILTRIDDLKASIQNTHQEARGTLRISAPRSMGDDFLNPAIMAFLAAEPQISVDLRLEDRFVDLVEEGFDAAIRVAELTDSSLIARKLAPFRGVVCASPEAIARFGRPQHPQDLASLPCIIDNNYRFRNNWQFQVDGNRISVPVKGRVEVNSAEAARAAAVAGLGFLRIPYIFVYRDLADGRLEPLLEGFHPEGQAIYVVYPHRRHLSGKVRAFVDFLSEWFAERRRQGEVC, encoded by the coding sequence CTTCCTTAAGGTGGTCGATGCCGGCGGATTTTCGGCCGCAGCACGCGAGCTGGGCCGCTCCAAGGCGCTGGTCTCGAAATATGTCGGCGAACTGGAGGACGAGCTCGGCGCCCGGCTTCTCAACCGCACCACCCGCCAGATCTCGATGACCGAGGTCGGCCATGCCTTCTACAAGGAGGCAAGCGACATCCTCACCCGCATCGACGACCTCAAGGCTTCGATCCAGAACACCCACCAGGAAGCGCGCGGCACCTTGCGGATCTCCGCCCCGCGTTCGATGGGCGACGATTTCCTGAATCCGGCGATCATGGCGTTCCTGGCCGCCGAGCCGCAGATTTCCGTGGACCTGCGATTGGAGGACCGGTTCGTCGATCTGGTCGAGGAGGGGTTCGATGCGGCGATCCGCGTGGCGGAACTGACCGACTCCAGTCTGATCGCCCGCAAGCTGGCGCCGTTTCGCGGCGTGGTCTGCGCATCGCCGGAGGCAATCGCGCGCTTTGGGCGGCCGCAGCATCCGCAGGACCTGGCGAGCCTGCCCTGCATCATCGACAACAATTATCGCTTCCGGAACAACTGGCAGTTCCAGGTCGACGGCAACCGGATCAGCGTGCCGGTGAAGGGCCGTGTGGAGGTGAACAGCGCCGAGGCGGCACGTGCAGCAGCCGTCGCCGGTCTCGGGTTCCTGCGCATCCCCTATATCTTCGTCTACCGCGATCTGGCGGATGGGCGGCTCGAGCCGCTGCTCGAAGGCTTTCACCCCGAAGGGCAGGCGATCTATGTCGTATACCCGCACCGGCGTCACCTGTCGGGCAAGGTGCGTGCCTTCGTCGATTTCCTCAGCGAATGGTTCGCCGAGCGGCGGCGGCAGGGCGAGGTCTGCTGA